DNA from Candidatus Zixiibacteriota bacterium:
GGTCGGTTCCATAGCGATGCGACGCCCCGTCTCGATGAGAGGGGCCTCTTAATGGATTATCGTTAACTTCCCGATTTGGTTTAGTGGGGCCTATGGCGAAGTCACAGCGACACACCGCCAGCGTCTCGGCGACCGGGCATCTGGTCGACTCCGGCATGCTGTCGGAAGCGATGGACCGGATCGTGCGCGGCGGCGGCACTTTCCGCGTGCACGAGTTCGATTTGGGGCGCACCAACGCCGATCCCAGCCGCGCCACGCTTGAAGTCGGCGCCGAATCCAGGCGTCTGCTCGATGAACTGCTCGACCGTCTGGTGCAGCTTGGGTTCTACACCGATGCGGTTAAACAATTGGTCGTGAAACGTGCCCCGCGCGATGGCGCTGCGCCCGATGGGTTCTATTCCACCACCAACCACGCCACCGAAATCTACAGCAACGGCCGCTGGCGGCGTGTTCGCCATCAGCGCATGGACACGACCATTGTCGTAAACAGCGACAACGATTCTCCGGTGTGCCGCAAATTGCGCGACCTGAAACGCGGCGAGCGCGTGGTCTGCGGCCACGACGGCATTCGCATTCTGCCGGAATTCAAACGACGCGACCGGTCCGACTTCGGCTTCATGACCACCGATGTTTCGTCGGAAAAGAAAGTCGAATGGGTAGTCGGGCGCCTGTGTGACTGGATTACGAAACGCACCGGCAAGCTGATCGTCGTGGCCGGACCCGTAGTCATCCACACCGGCGGCGGCGAACCTTTGGCGGCGATGATTCGCGATGGACACGTCGATGTCCTGCTGGGCGGCAATGCCTTGGCGGTCCACGATGTCGAACGCGCTCTGTTTGGCACCTCCCTGGGGATCGACACCGCGACGGGCGTCGCCGTCGAGCATGGCCACCAGAATCACATGCGCGCGATCAATGCCATCTGTCGCGCGGGCAATCTCAGGAAGGCGGTGCAACGCGGCATTATCAAAGATGGTGTCATGCACGCGCTGATCAGCCGTCACGTGCCGTACGTCCTCGCCGGTTCGATCCGCGACGACGGCCCATTGCCCGAGGTCATCAGCGATGCGATCGCAGCACAGGAAGCATATGCACGGCATCTGCGCGACGCTGAGATTGTCCTGATGCTCTCCTCGATGTTGCATTCCATCGCAGTCGGCAACATGCTCCCGGCATGGGTCAAGACCGTGTGTGTTGATATCAACGCACAGGTCGTGACCAAGCTCGCCGACCGGGGATCGCATCAGGCGATTGGCTGTGTTACTGATGTCGGTCTATTCCTCCATATGCTGTCGGATCGGCTTCGTAACTTGAAATCGACTAACTGATTACTGAGAATTTCGTTTTCGGTTGACAGAGCAAGTCGTCTTCGGCAAATTCTTACCTGTGGGTAATTACCCTATGCTAAGAAACGTGTCGACGAAACTTACTCTCGTCGGATTACCGATGGTGATCATCGGGTGCGATGGATTGATGACCAGTCCGCCGACTCGGGGCGATGATTTCGAATCGGCGTTCGACGATCTGCCACACGAATTGAACGCCATGTTTGCGGCGGGAGATGAAAACTTCGAACGCGTGTTCATAGTCTCCGATGGCCTCGGTCCGATCTTCAACAACACTGGGTGTGCAAGCTGTCATCCCGGCGACGGGCGGGGGACTCCGAACGAGGCACTGATTCGGTTCAGTGTGAACGGTGATCTGTTGCCCGCGCATGGCGGCCCGCAACTACAGGACAAGGCCATCCCTGGAGTCCTGCCCGAATCCCTGCCCGGAGAGGTTGCGTTACAGTCCTCGACCCGTCTGCCGCCTCCCGTTTTCGGCGTCGGTTTGATCGAGCACATTCCGGCTGAGGCAATCCTGGCCAATGCGGATCCCGACGATTCCGACGGCGACGGCGTCTCCGGTCGTCCGAACTGGGTACGGGCGGCGCCATTTGTTCCCTCCTCAGAGATTGGCGGTGGCGCGGGCGACCAGCTTGGTCGCTTTGGACGAAAAGCCAATGTTTCCTCTCTGTTGCAGCAAGTCGTGGAGGCGTATCATCAGGATATCGGCATCACCAGTGACTTCCTGCCGTCGGAGAATCCCCATCCGCAAGCCGGCGGGTTTGCGGTCGGGGACATTGTGGCCGATCCGGAACTCACGGCCGCCGAGGTGCTTCAGACTACAGTCTATGTGAGACTTCTGGCGCCGCCGAAACGGGGAAGCGTGACGGCGCGGGTGGAAACTGGGAAAGAGGTTTTCTACGGCATCGGATGCGCCAAATGTCACGTGCCCACCATGCATACAGGTCCCAGTAACATTGGCCCCCTTGATCGCGTGGCTGTCCACCTCTATTCCGATCTGTTGATACATGATATGGGCGACGGACTCGCGGATCACCGTCCCGACGGGCAGGCTTCAGGATATGAATGGAAAACTCCGCCCCTTTGGGGGACGCGGTTGGTACGGGAGTTTCTCAACGGCAAGGCATTCTATCTCCACGACGGCCGGGCGACGACTTTGGATGAGGCGATTCGTTGGCACGGAGGCGAAGCGGAGTCTGCCAAGCTGGGCTATGAAGCTCTCGATGAGGCACGGCGGGAAGCGCTGCTGGCGTTTTTGCGATCGCTGTAAT
Protein-coding regions in this window:
- a CDS encoding TIGR00300 family protein, which produces MAKSQRHTASVSATGHLVDSGMLSEAMDRIVRGGGTFRVHEFDLGRTNADPSRATLEVGAESRRLLDELLDRLVQLGFYTDAVKQLVVKRAPRDGAAPDGFYSTTNHATEIYSNGRWRRVRHQRMDTTIVVNSDNDSPVCRKLRDLKRGERVVCGHDGIRILPEFKRRDRSDFGFMTTDVSSEKKVEWVVGRLCDWITKRTGKLIVVAGPVVIHTGGGEPLAAMIRDGHVDVLLGGNALAVHDVERALFGTSLGIDTATGVAVEHGHQNHMRAINAICRAGNLRKAVQRGIIKDGVMHALISRHVPYVLAGSIRDDGPLPEVISDAIAAQEAYARHLRDAEIVLMLSSMLHSIAVGNMLPAWVKTVCVDINAQVVTKLADRGSHQAIGCVTDVGLFLHMLSDRLRNLKSTN
- a CDS encoding di-heme oxidoredictase family protein → MTSPPTRGDDFESAFDDLPHELNAMFAAGDENFERVFIVSDGLGPIFNNTGCASCHPGDGRGTPNEALIRFSVNGDLLPAHGGPQLQDKAIPGVLPESLPGEVALQSSTRLPPPVFGVGLIEHIPAEAILANADPDDSDGDGVSGRPNWVRAAPFVPSSEIGGGAGDQLGRFGRKANVSSLLQQVVEAYHQDIGITSDFLPSENPHPQAGGFAVGDIVADPELTAAEVLQTTVYVRLLAPPKRGSVTARVETGKEVFYGIGCAKCHVPTMHTGPSNIGPLDRVAVHLYSDLLIHDMGDGLADHRPDGQASGYEWKTPPLWGTRLVREFLNGKAFYLHDGRATTLDEAIRWHGGEAESAKLGYEALDEARREALLAFLRSL